The Esox lucius isolate fEsoLuc1 chromosome 5, fEsoLuc1.pri, whole genome shotgun sequence genome includes a region encoding these proteins:
- the noxo1b gene encoding NADPH oxidase organizer 1b, producing the protein MNNSDLGDKMRFAISARIIGVMHGESGRVKMFMTSISWSDGCEVIVYRSFLDFKNFHRQLKKRFPVENPLRKRDRRIPKFGAITMRRKMQEKGPSWSVRQMNLLENYCNELLRCDHVVARSSDVTQFFCPKNHDLQADFTKNSIMVMPLEEKGVMSGQHLSMGNVTHPFVTHSYCCVASYETKDTKNRPFKVALDERLDVLIKDPAGWWLVENENKQLAWFPAPYLEKCEEEEDEDELDGIPLGGTVYCAVRSYSTKKHDEVSVPIGSAVEVLKKSDNGWWLIRYKGRAGYIPSMYLQPSNYPCAGLHTLQRVLHSSSLSLATHINGTSLESSGGIQSGNRCPPTLYEKTGLQQQTSTQPVGNQYQASRLQKTRSLELLSETPSGRTVPASQRDEYDLSKPYPSSQSCLNVGDSSDSDFSSSGSESTDGSQRTSFSCSSEEEPQGPPHSPKSSGHPGESSSSSYSRANESLCSCSKTRSSKMPVDAPRVPPRPRVQEILTRCTTMTRKAALASRVNLFSQQDPIQSI; encoded by the exons ATGAATAACTCAGACTTGGGAGACAAGATGCGCTTTGCCATCAGTGCTCGGATTATTGGGGTGATGCATGGAGAGTCAGGGAGAGTCAAG ATGTTCATGACCTCTATATCGTGGTCAGATGGGTGTGAAGTCATTGTCTACAGATCATTCCTTGATTTTAAGAATTTTCAT AGACAATTGAAGAAGAGATTTCCTGTTGAGAATCCATTAcgcaagagagacagaaggattCCAAAATTTGGAG ccattacaatGAGGAGGAAGATGCAGGAGAAGGGTCCTAGTTGGTCAGTCCGTCAAATGAATTTACTGGAGAACTACTGCAATGAGCTGCTCCGGTGTGACCATGTGGTGGCTCGCAGTTCAGATGTCACTCAGTTCTTCTGTCCTAAAAACCACGACCTCCAGGCCGACTTTACCAAGAACAG CATCATGGTCATGCCATTGGAGGAGAAGGGGGTCATGAGTGGGCAGCATCTGAGCATGGGCAATGTGACGCACCCCTTTGTGACCCATTCTTATTGCTGTGTGGCTTCCTACGAGACCAAGGACACCAAAAACAGGCCCTTTAAAGTGGCCTTGGATGAGAGGCTGGATGTGCTTATCAAAGACCCAGCAG GCTGGTGGCTGGTGGAGAATGAGAATAAACAGCTAGCCTGGTTCCCTGCGCCGTACCTGGAGAagtgtgaggaagaggaggatgaagatgaGCTGGATGGAATTCCTTTGGGGG GAACTGTCTATTGCGCTGTGAGGAGTTACTCCACTAAGAAGCATGACGAAGTGTCTGTACCCATTGGTTCTGCAGTCGAGGTGCTGAAAAAATCAGACAATGGATGGTGGCTCATTAG GTATAAGGGCAGGGCAGGGTACATTCCCTCTATGTATCTGCAGCCTTCCAACTACCCATGTGCTGGCCTCCACACATTACAGAGGGTGCTGCATAGTTCCTCATTAAGTCTGGCAACCCATATTAATGGCACTAGCCTAGAATCCAGCGGAGGCATCCAATCTGGCAACCGCTGTCCACCCACCCTGTATGAGAAAACAGGGCTGCAGCAGCAGACATCTACCCAGCCAGTGGGTAATCAATACCAGGCCTCCCGACTCCAAAAGACCCGCTCTCTGGAGCTCCTGTCTGAGACCCCGTCTGGCCGGACTGTCCCTGCATCCCAAAGAGACGAATATGACCTGTCAAAACCGTATCCGTCAAGCCAAAGCTGCTTAAATGTAGGAGACTCCTCTGACTCTGACTTCAGCTCATCAGGCAGTGAGTCTACAGATGGGAGCCAGAGGACTTCTTTCTCCTGTTCCAGTGAGGAGGAACCACAAGGGCCCCCGCACAGCCCCAAGTCCTCAGGTCACCCAGGGgagagcagcagcagcagctacAGCAGGGCAAATGAGAGCCTCTGCTCCTGCTCAAAGACCAGATCCAGTAAGATGCCCGTGGATGCGCCCAGGGTGCCCCCGCGGCCCAGAGTCCAAGAGATCCTGACTCGGTGTACCACTATGACCCGCAAAGCTGCTCTGGCTTCCAGGGTGAACTTGTTCTCCCAGCAGGATCCCATTCAAAGCATCTAG
- the rnf151 gene encoding RING finger protein 151 isoform X1 encodes MSGGYDVELFVDGPDYDLLCTICRCVLRCPVRVACNHVFCKTCILQWLRRQETCPCCRKPINPSCMFVMYKLSKTISRLRIKCNNEGCLATFPLSEEFLHSSSCQFQRVPCPHQGCGSLVPRSALEVHSQHCQHWSQLCPLGCGTLLTQDIQPQHNCYRQLRQQVEAQRQSHRAIAGALRRKMRRMQNAMTHVRRQVALICESLEVMGEGQEGEDEEVEGEVYEGYVEGDTTGESNASSSSSSS; translated from the exons ATG agtggGGGTTACGATGTGGAACTGTTTGTGGACGGTCCAGACTATGACCTGCTGTGCACCATCTGTAGATGTGTCTTGAGGTGTCCTGTCAGAGTGGCTTGTAACCATGTTTTCTGCAAGACCTGCATCCTACAGTGGCTCCGGAG ACAGGAGACTTGCCCCTGCTGTAGGAAACCTATCAATCCCAGTTGTATGTTTGTCATGTACAAGCTTAGCAAAACCATCAGTCGCCTCAGGATTAAG TGTAATAACGAAGGCTGCTTGGCCACCTTCCCTCTGTCTGAGGAGTTCCTTCATAGTTCCTCCTGCCAGTTCCAGAGGGTACCATGTCCCCACCAGGGCTGTGGTTCATTAGTACCCCGGTCTGCCCTGGAGGTCCACTCACAGCACTGCCAACACTGGAGCCAGCTCTGCCCTCTGGGCTGCGGGACACTACTCACACAGGACATCCAACCCCAGCACAACTGCTACAG ACAGCTGAGGCAGCAGGTGGAGGCCCAGAGGCAGAGCCACAGAGCAATCGCTGGCGCCCTCCGAAGGAAGATGAGGAGAATGCAGAACGCCATGACACACGTCAGGAGGCAGGTGGCACTCATCTGTGAGAGCCTAGAGGTCATGGGAGAGGGTCAGGagggggaggatgaggaggtagagggggaggtGTATGAGGGATATGTAGAGGGGGACACCACGGGGGAGAGCAACGCCAGCAGTAGCAGTAGCAGCTCCTAA
- the rnf151 gene encoding RING finger protein 151 isoform X2, with protein MSGGYDVELFVDGPDYDLLCTICRCVLRCPVRVACNHVFCKTCILQWLRRQETCPCCRKPINPSCMFVMYKLSKTISRLRIKCNNEGCLATFPLSEEFLHSSSCQFQRVPCPHQGCGSLVPRSALEVHSQHCQHWSQLCPLGCGTLLTQDIQPQHNCYRQLRQQVEAQRQSHRAIAGALRRKMRRMQNAMTHVRRQVALISTYGL; from the exons ATG agtggGGGTTACGATGTGGAACTGTTTGTGGACGGTCCAGACTATGACCTGCTGTGCACCATCTGTAGATGTGTCTTGAGGTGTCCTGTCAGAGTGGCTTGTAACCATGTTTTCTGCAAGACCTGCATCCTACAGTGGCTCCGGAG ACAGGAGACTTGCCCCTGCTGTAGGAAACCTATCAATCCCAGTTGTATGTTTGTCATGTACAAGCTTAGCAAAACCATCAGTCGCCTCAGGATTAAG TGTAATAACGAAGGCTGCTTGGCCACCTTCCCTCTGTCTGAGGAGTTCCTTCATAGTTCCTCCTGCCAGTTCCAGAGGGTACCATGTCCCCACCAGGGCTGTGGTTCATTAGTACCCCGGTCTGCCCTGGAGGTCCACTCACAGCACTGCCAACACTGGAGCCAGCTCTGCCCTCTGGGCTGCGGGACACTACTCACACAGGACATCCAACCCCAGCACAACTGCTACAG ACAGCTGAGGCAGCAGGTGGAGGCCCAGAGGCAGAGCCACAGAGCAATCGCTGGCGCCCTCCGAAGGAAGATGAGGAGAATGCAGAACGCCATGACACACGTCAGGAGGCAGGTGGCACTCATCT CTACTTATGGCCTGTAA